The nucleotide sequence GTGCGGCCATCTCGGGTTGGGGGGACAGGAGGTTTCCCAGGGGAGCTGCCTACTGGCAGGAAGCGCTGGAATCCAGCTCAGTAATTCCCATGAACTCTGTTTAACACCAGCAAGATGGGAAAGGAAGGCAGCTGCAGCCCCAGCTGGAGAGCAGGGCCCTGAGGCTGGGCTCTTCCTGGGCACAAGCCTCTGCCCAGAGTTTCCTGGCGGGGGCCCTCAGCTCCTCTTCTCCAAGGCCTGGAAACGAGCTCCATGGGGCTGAGAATCATCTCTGTGTGTGGGAGACACATGGTCAATCTGAGTAAGCGGAAGAAATGGTGAGTGGCTGCGATGGGAAGGAAGCCCCAGAGAAGGCGCTGAGCCTGACTGGCAAACGGGAGGGCGTGGAGTGGGTGGGCAGGGACTTCACTTTTCCTTGACAGTTGTTTCATTGCTCAGATTATTTTGGCAAAGCATATTGTTgatgaatttttatgtttttctaggtATCAATATAAAAGTAAGATATAAACACAACTCCTCAACAAAATTAAAACCCACAGAAAGGGAACCTCACATTTCACTCCCACCTGtctgttctcccctctccttgaGAAGTAAAAACAACCACTGTCTTGCAGCGTGTTGCTGCAGAACTTTTCTTACAAAGTTACCTAAATACGGTGGCTTCGAAAAACGTGCTTAGATTTATGTTTTTTACTTAAATGGAAACGTACTTTGCACACGGTTGTACAACTTTTTTTGCATAGTTAATATTCAGAAATATGTCTTGGCGTTGAGTTTCGAGATGGCTTGTGGCGAGCCACGCCATTTGCCCTAGGGCTGCTTGGTTACCATTTGTTGCGGGGCTCTGTGGTTACCAGGAGCCTGTGTGACCACTGACTTCACATCTGCCCTTCGCTGAACGTGTATTTCTAGAAAAATCCAGTGTCAAGCTTGTCCCACACTCCAGTGCCAGAGGTGCTGAGGGTTCTCTTGGGCAGGACGGTTCAGCAAAGTCCACAGAGCAAGATGGGAGCTTGGCCTTAAAAGGGGTGAGCAAGCAGGAGGCGGGTCTCCTCTCTTGAGCAGGCACGGAGGTGCTGGTCTGCCTTCGCTGGCCGAGTGCCTGCTGCAGGCTGGGCTGGTGGGAGATGTACGGACACAAACACGGCTGGGAAGCAGGCTCTGCCTCCACGCAGCATGCTCATCTGTCCGGGCTGCAATAACAAAATTCCACCAACGGCTTACAGACAAGAAACTGGTTTCTcactgctctggaggctgaagtccaGCATCAAGGCGCCGGCAGCTTCCGTGTCTGGTGGGGCTTCCTGGCTCACAGACAGGGCTCCTCCTCACACGGTGGATGGGGCGAGCTGGCTCTCTGGACTCCCTTTTCTCAGGCCCAAACCCCATCATGAGGGCCTGGAGCAGGACTGAGTCACCTCCTGAAGGCCCCGTTCCAAAGCACTCCCAcgggggattaggtttcaacacaggaatttttgGCGACACAAACATTGAGACCACAGCACCCAGCTCTCTGGGTTCCCAGAACCCTGTGGGAGGGCTGGGTCGCGCCTGCCCCCTTTTAAACACGAGGCTTCCATGGAAGCTTCTTGCCGGAGGCTGGACACTGAGGAATGGACAGGATCAACACTCTTCCACCGGCTCTTCCATCTCCCGATCACTTCCACCATCGCTGGGGGAAAAACGAACGCGCCGCGTGGAGTGCTTCCGCCACAAAGCAGCACATCACCTCTGCTCGGAGACCCTGCTGGTGACCCTCAGCCAGCCTCATAGGCCACAGCAGGTCTCACAGCCATGCCCACtcgcagggaggcagggaagccCCAGCCCCCACCGGTCCGGCACAGGAAGGAGACCTGGACCCTGGGAGTGCCGGTCTCGCCTCCCACTCTCCTGGGTGAGTGACAGCGACGCTGCCAGGTGGGTGGTCCGTCAGTTAGACCTGGTCCGTGAGTAGCCTCCTAGGTGGATACAAACATGACAGCGTCCCACAGAGCACCTCGCCTCCTTCCGGAAATGCATAGACAGCTCCTAGGTTCTTCTCTCCATCTGGGCATCATTTACTCTTCCTTCACTTGCACTGCTGTCCCCAGTTGATCTTACTTTAAAAGTCCCTCAGAGAATAACCTAATAACGTACACCTGAATAGCACTTCTAACTTCTCACAGTATTTTCAATCCGTCTTTCAGTTCATTGGCACCACACCTTCAGGAGACAGGGAGGACATTGGCAAGACagggctggcatctggcagggcCCCAGCCCACCCGTAGGTCTCGCGAGTGCAGGGACAGCTCCTGACAGGATGACCCTGCCGGCCCACGTGCCCACTCCTCCTCTCTCTGCAGTCGCCTTTCTCTGTGCCCATGAGGACCTGCTCAGCCCACCTTTGGGTGGCTTGGAAGTGCCTGGGATTTAAGTCCCCACACGGTCACCCTCAACCACCAGTGACGAGCATCTGTGGATAAACGCCCCCCCCCCAGTCCTCATCCCCTACAGGACACCAAGGTCCATTCCGCCAGAGCTCAGGGGACACAACAGGGTGGCACCCGGTGTCGCTCTGGTTCTGTGCCCTGGaagctcctctccctccctgactCACATCCCCACTCCCCATCCTGACTTCCGAGATCACCTCCCAGTGGTGCACCTGCATCCCAGCCCTCGTCATGAGGTGTGCCCAGTTAGGACAGGCGGCAGCAACCCTGGTTCATTGATGGGGAAACGTGTTGCCCCCCAGGGAGTGCTTGACAGTGTCTGGGGCACTTTTGGTTGGCCCTGCTTGTGTGTGGGGTGCTCCCGACATCTTGTGGTGGAGCCCAGGGATGCTGAACACCCGGCAGTGCCCAGGATGGGCCCGGAGCACAACCCAGCCCCAGATGTCCACAGTGCCGATGCCCAGGATCCCTGGCCTGGTTCTGCAGAATTCTTTTATTAATCACTTATTCTGGACTGAAGCCTGGATAGGTAATTATCAGCCTTAGATTTCTACTCAAGCAAAATTAGCAGAATCCCACCTTTCCCCATTGGATCAAGCGTGCCATGAAATCCATGCCTTCTTTATTCCTTCCTGTTGGCTCCTGTGCCACGCTGCCTTGCTGGGGATTTGTCTGTGCAATTGTCAAGAGGCCACGACTGTGTGCCCACGTTTGCATGGCACGTAAGCACATCACACCCAACTGCAGGCATGCAGCCGGTGGTCAGGTCTCCCCCCAGAGCACTGCGTACTGCAGAAACACACCCAGTTTTCATCCACGCAGGATGGCTTGGATGCCCCCTGCCCGTGCCCAGCCTCAGGCCCCTCCTCGGGTTGCCTCCCCTGCAACCAAAGTTTCAGCTTGGCCATCATCCCCTGCAGGGAGCATCCTTGACCTCTTGCCTTGGAGGGCCTGGCACGCTTCACACACAGCACTCACCAGCCTGTTTCACACGCTCCTACAGTAAGGGTGTGAGGGCAGCggcacctcttctcctcctcacCCCAGGGCCCAGGCTAAGGGTGCTCGGGAAGCATCAGCAAGCCATGCTGGGGGCTGTCAGGACCCTGTGGTTCTCAAAACCACATCACCCACCCCGTGAGAGATCAGAGACATGGAGAGCACACACTGGCTGAAGGTTGCAGTCTGCTGAGGGTCACTACAGTGGTGCCACTGACTCATCACACCCTCCCACACTGACTGTTCAGGTAGTGTATGCAGACACACGCGTATATATGTGGACACactcatgcatgcacacacacgtgccatatacacacatgcacgcgcacacacacacacttgaagaAAGTCCTCTCTCTTGCTGAACTATTCTCAGCCCCAGTGCATAACAGGTCTCCTAGTGGGGTCTGGCTTCTGACACTTTCAGGGGCCCCCGTGACAGACACTCTAGTGCATCAACTCCTCACTTAAGAACGGCTCGAGAGAGGGCTTCCCTTTCACTGCACAACAGAAGCAGGCTCTTCGCAGAGCTGGTTCCCTTTTCTTTCAGGTAATAATGCCCTCCACCTTCTTCAACTGGCCAGACGCCTGCGGGCTGCAATGCCCACTTCAAGCTGCTTGCAGAGGCCCTTCGTGAGGGTGAATGGGCACAGCACAGAGTTCACAGCAACCCACGCCGGCGTCTGTTCCCCCTGGAGAAGTGATGTGGGTGCTGGGGAGGAGCTTTGGCCCTCATGTGGCCATGCTGCCCCCTCTGCCGCCCCACCAGGCCTTTCTGGGTGACCCTGCTGCGCCCCTGCTGCTGATCTGGGTAGGAGGGCGCTCCCCCCGCGCTAGGCTTCTTGCGTGGTCTCCTGTCTCACGAAACTCCTTTCTGGGAGAAGGGGAGGTGTCCCTGGCCAGGAGGAAAGGAGCCGTGAGAAGGCCGTCCCATCTCAGCATCTGCTCTGGGTTGGACtgtgctccccacccccaaattcatgttgaCGACAGTGCTCCCCcaaggcatggggctcactcaaCTCTGAATCCCGATGACCAGGGAAGGACCAGCCCACTCCATCCCTCCAAGTCCTTACCAGTTGTAGGTGTGGCCATCCTCTAGCAAGGGGAGCTCCTCGCCTCCCCCTGAATCTGGGATCACCCTAGGGACTGAAAGAGTGCGGTAGAAATGACACACTGGAATTTCTGAGGCTGGGTCATAGGAAGCCTCATAGCATCTGCTTGGGTCTCTCGGGACACTCTCGGGAAGCTCACTGTGGGGCAGCGCAAGCCACGCTGTGGGCCCTGCCTGAGGAGGTGCTACGTACAGCCTGAGGAGCACTGAGACCCCAGACAGGAGAGCCGGTGCCATCCTGGAAGTGGGTCCTGCAGTTAATGCCACACAGATCAGACAAACTGCTCAGCTGAGCCCATCCCAAATGCCTCACAAAATCGTGAGCAATGTAAAATGGCTGATTTAAGCCACCAAGCCTTGGCTTGTACAGCGACGGGTGACCAAAACACTGACCACTTCTTCCAAGAGGCTCTAAGCAGCCTCACGGAGACATAGAGAAGTCCTGCCCAGCCTCACCCAGCACCATCCAATCCCTACCTGCAGCCTGAGTTcagagagaatgaatgaactaAGCTATTCAGAAGGTCTATTTTAATAGGAAAATGTTTTTTAGTTGGAACGTTTTGGAAATAAGATAACGCAATGTCTTCTATAGTTACTCATTTACACTGAAACGTGATGGGTAACTTTTAGGGCGTTTGCTTCCAGTCACTTTCCCCTGACTCCTTGATGTGATAATTCCTTCCGTAAGATACAACCATTCTCCCAAGTGATGCGATGACGAGTATGTGCGTGACTCTGGAAGGAAAGGGTCTACATCTGTCTCTGCTTGTGCCTCGGATGGGTTTTACAATAGACGTACCACCGACCCCGCCTCTTCACCAGGTAACAGTCCTTGCAGCGCTTCTTAAGGACAGTCTTGTTTTTGAACCCCAGCGCAGGCAGCAGGTGGGGCAGGAGGCCGGGTGAGAGAAGTGAGCGCACTGCTGCCCCGGGTTCCACAGCCACGGGGGCTGCACCTCGAATGGATCCAAATAGAAATGTGGAGAGGGCTCGAGGCTTCACCGTGTGACGACTGAGATATAGCAGAGGGTTCACCATTTTCCTTATAAAAAGATTTGCCATGTTGTGGTGAATCtatgggagagagaaaaaaaggagttaTAGCTTCTCCTGCACTTCCACCTGCTCTTTAAGGCTTCCTTTTCTCTGTTTCACTGAGGCTTGGGAAGGCAGGAACCTCGGGGTCTGAGGGTGTTCCCATACcagctgcagcctcgacctgagCTTCAACACTGCCTTAATCAGCCAAGTGTGCCAGGAGAATAAGGGGCAGTGGACGGtggcttccttccctttcccgCCTGCTGCAAGTGTAGGTGAGTGTGAAAAGCCCCGCGATGTTGAGGAGCGGCTCACTTGGCTGGGAGGGAGCTTAAACTTAGGCCGCATCCCTTTCCAAACAGACACCAGGTCAAGGACGGTTCAACTGATGAGCTCCTCCCTCCAACTCTTCCCAGACCCAGGGGCCCTCCCTCGGGCCAGTTTCGGGACAGGCCCCCGCTCGGGAAGAGCACGGAACTCTGGCACCCCGGTCGCCCGCCCCTGCTTCCCCACGCGCCCCGGCCCTTAGGGTTCAGCGGCCCCGGCTGGGAAGAGCTGGGCCTGCAGGGCCCGGAGGACACTGCGGCACCGGAGCCGGCCCTGCGCGCGGGCTGTGAGGTCGCGTTCGGGAGCCGCCGGTTCTCCCGCCCCGGGGTCGCTGGACACCCCCTCCTGTCGCCAGGTCGGGCGCCCACGGTCGGACCCGCACCCCCCCACCCTGGCCCTTTGAGACCGCCAGGCCCCGGCCCACGCTCCTCTGACCGCAGCCCACTCGGGGAGACACGCCCGAGGGTCCCAAGGTGGCCGGCCCCACCCTCTCGCAGCCCCCACTCTCAGGACACCCGGGACCCCTGACCTGAGAAGACGGCTCCCTTACCCGGCCGCACGATCTCACCCGGCGCCGACCCCTGCGTCTGCGCACTGGCACGCGGACGCTGCTGCCAGGAAGGAAGATGGCGGCGGCGGGGGTCACGTGACGTGCCCACGTCCAGTGCGGGGCGCAGAGACGCAGCCGCGAGTGCGCAGGCGCTGGAGTGCGACGTATCACTCCCCGACTGCGCACTCTCTGCGGGCCACCGGGATCGTCGCGCTGTTTGACTGGAGCGCTCTcgggaaaaaaattgcaaaaaccaGGAACGAAAATGGATATCCGCAACGAAAAAGAAATTACAACCACTTAGACCTTAGAAAAAACTGGCAAATACCAATGTCAAAACAAACTGAGAAAGAGGACATGTTTTTAAGTGGACAGGAGAAATGTAAACAGGCTCCGGGAAACGAGTGGAGACGGGCAGTAGTTTCAACTGGTTACGGCTGTTTTCCCCAACATTATGAAAAACTTCGGACatagagaaaaagggaaagcatTGTACGGTGAACACCCATATACTTGCCACCTAGATTCTACACTTAGCTCGCTTATCCCTGCCTTTTTAGGTATCTACCCGTAACTCCATTCGccttcctttttgtgtgtgtccgGGTGAGTTGCAGACGTGGCTGCGTCCACTCCGCGCTCCCTGCAGGCCCCAACGCTTCATCGCAGCGCCCACTTTTTCCACCTGACCCGGCGAACACCGGGCGGGCCGCTGGAGTTTATCAGCTCCAGGACAAATCTGCCTCTGACCACCACGTTTGCTGGGACATCTTTGGGACCGGAGGTTTTCATGTGCATTCTTGTTTCTCATGCCTTTCCTCCTCTTTATCATCTTCCCCGCCACTCATCCATCTCTAGTGTTTTGTTCTTGGAGTCACGTGGTCCTCAGGCTCTGACCACAGCAAAATAAAAGCTGGATGCTGGAGCTTAAGCTGGGATTTATACCCAAGTCAGCTCTAAGCAAAACGGGCCTTTTTAGAGGCTGTATTTGCATGCTGTAAAATCAGTCGGTGTACTAGGCTTTGTTGCAGAAATCCCCCAAATATACGTTTCCTCCGCGGCTCCCCATAACCACACACAGGAACGCTTGCCTTGAACGAGGAGAATGCACTTCCAGTCTCGTCTGCTAAGCAGTTGACTCCTTCACCCAGTAATTTTGATGTTTAAACGTCTCATGATTATCGGTTACCATAAGAATATAAACAATGTATTCTCAGTTTACATCCTCCCCTGCCTGTCCGCTATATAAGAACCACTGGGTACTCCTAATCGCTGAAGGTTTCGCACACCATTGCCTGCCTCATCAGGGCCCTAGCTCTAGCCTGCGGCTGCAACTGCATGAGGCTGCACCTGCCGGCGCAACGGGGCCGCTTAACTTTTAGGCCATTGATGAAAAGTCAAACAAGTGCACAGTACTCGGTGTAATCAGGGGCATTTTTAGCGAGATACCTGGGATGAAAACGGGTGACCACCTGAATCAGAGAGCAGCTCCGGCGCACCCTCTGCCCCGACCCGCGCGCGCTCCCCCAGGGCGAAATAAATACCAGCTGTTTGGCGCCGCCAGAAGCCGTGCGCATGCGTTAGCGCTAAGCGGGACGTTGCGCCGGGTCAAAGGCCAGCGGCGCAAAATGGCGGCGGCGATGACCTTCTGCCGGCTGCTGAACCGGTGCGGCGAGGCGGCGCGGAGCCTGCCCCTGGGCGCCAGGTGTTTCGGGGTGCGGGTCTCGCCGACCGGGGAGAAGGTCACGCACACTGGCCAGGTAACGGCCGCTGGGTACAGGATGCCCCTTCCTCCGGCCGCACCTCGGGCGACTGGTGGCAGTGGGCTCGCCGGGCATCCGCGGCCCTGGTTCTGCGCCGGCAGCGCAGGTCGTGGTAAGGTTGTGCTGTCGCTCACGCGCCGGGGAGGACGCCCGCGAGTCGGGACGGTGGTGGCAGCCTGTAGCGGTGGATCTCGTCCTTCCAGGGCCTGCGGGCTCTGGAACGGGAAGTCTCCCCAGCGGGCAGCACTTGCTGTGGACTGGCTGCCCATAGGCGATTTGTGGCAGCCGATTATTTGGGTCAGAACGTTTAGAATTTGTGtaatattcaataataaattttAGTAACCTGAGAAGTCGGTTGTAGTCCAAGGCACAAAAAAGCCCTAAGccaaaatgaagaacaaaggTACCTGTGTATACTGGAATGTGCCCTAGTAGATTTAATGGGGGGATATTAAAGCTCTCAGGCCATATGCCAAAGAAGGTTGGGGGCGGTTCTCCTCGGTCAGGATTTGTCTCTCCTCCTTAGCTCCACCTTCCCGGGCTATGTTTCTGTGCTGCTCTCTGATCCAGGTGATCACCCGTTTTCATCCCAGGTATCTCGCTAAAAATGCCCCTGATTACACCGAGTACTGTGCACTTGTTTGACTTTTCATCAATGGcctaaaagttaagaaaaacacTTTCTGTAATATTTATGATTGATATGAAGTGACTTTCAGAATTAGGCCGTAAAAGTCACACatggtctttttgtttttttccaggttTATGATGATAAAGACTACAGGAGAATTCGGTTTGTAGGTCGTCAGAAAGAGGTGAGTAAAAAATCTAGTGAAGAGAGGTAAGCTTTCCTAAAAGTTTTATGTAaccaacaagaaataaaaattaatatataagatttaaataaattttcccCATATTGCAAGCACCCTAACAGTTCTGGATGGGGTTCTTCCTTTCTTAAAATCTTAATTGTGTCTATTTCTGACTTGTTTCCCCCTGAAATACATAACATTGTAGCCGTAGTTCTGGTTTGCATATAAATGGAAgtgatctttttttaaattcttgtccCTTATTCTCCTGAGACTCTCAGATTTAAGTAAATCatatcaactttaaaaaaattattcttttaaccACCTGGAGGTgtgttttttgtagttttcaccaAATAAATTAGTGTGTGTTTTTTACAGGGACTTACACTGACAAGCTGAAAATGGCACATAAGTTTTTCTTCCCTTAGTGGGTCTGTTAGCTCTATGCATTGTAAGGGAAGATCAGTTCAGGTGCCTGTGAGTAACCACTGGAGAAAGAATGTTGAAATTAGAATCCTTCTGCCTAAatcagcctattttttttttttacctgactCCTCTATCACTCATGTCAATGAGCTCCTGAATTCGTAATTAGATCAGGCATGCCTCCATGTTTCCTGAATTTGCTTCCTGAAGGATGCTGTGAAGCGTCCTTCACAGCcaccttattcattctttttcccACTTTGGTTAGCCTGGTGTTCTTCTTGTTAACACTGTAGCTATCCCTAAATCATGtattttcccttctccttcaATCTTGGTTACGTTATCCATTCCCAGTGTGTAGTTTTTGTACGTCTACTCCAGAGCTACAGGGCATTCCAGAAAAGCTCACATGATCATGAATTGACTATAAATTCACATTCTCAAAATTCAGCTGGTTCACTGTTGTGTGGTTTGATGGGTGGGTGTCAGAAAAGTTTGTTTTATAGTGGTTGATTATTTGGCAATGCCACTTGAGTGTTGGGTTGAGAAAGATCCTGAGGCCTGATGCACATTCAGTGAAAGAGTGTGCCatgattgattagtgatgtctacCAGGATCATGGTGGTGGAGAGGGGCTTGTGTCTGGTGGGTTTGCCTCTCGGAGTAGAAGCTGTGTGGACTTGCAGTCTAAAAATTGTGAGGTTGAATCACAGCATgggttcagttttctcatttgtgaaatggaaccatgtgaatatttttaattgaatcatAAGTCTCCAGTGATATCACACTGTCAGTTGTCGAGTAAGTGGTGCATAGGGTAAGTGCTCCTTCTCTCCATCCTCAGAAACccttttctgtttgttgtttgAATTGTTAGTGTATTCCCAGTAGAAGCATCTGTTCCATGTGCCACATTCTCCAATGCTGTATCCCAATGATTCACACAAAGGAGCTCATGGCATTGCGAATGGGACATTTCTTCCGTGTGCGGGCTGTCCTGGGCATTCTTGTTAGGTATATGAACTTGACATTTGGAAGGTGGAAACCGATGGATGTTGAGAGGATTTGCAGGCCCTTTGGTTTCTTTTGGCAGTGATCGTGGAGAAGGGGAGGTTTCTCCTAGTGTGGATGCGGTATGGTTTCTTTTAGTGGTGACCGTGGAGAAGGGGAGAAACCGATGGATGTGGGGAGGGTTCGCAGGCCCTTTGGTTTCTTTTGGCAGTGACTGTGGTGACGGAGGTTTCCTGGGCATCGATGGGTGGTTGTTACTGAGGTAGTGGCTGGACTCTACATCCTTGCTTTGTGGGTGTTATGGCACGGTCGTGGGGGCAAAGTAGGAGCCCCAGATTGAGCAGTTCTGGAGCAGATTGGTCCTGAAGCCCTTGGGCTCATTCATGCAATCTGGCTTCCAGCCCAGCTCCCTATCTCAGCTCTTGTAGTGACGAAGCAAGTATGTGGGTCCCTGTCACAAACGCCTCTCTGCTGAACATTCTTTGTGTAGCTTCTGGTTTCTGGTTGGTGTAGCATAGGGTAGTGGGAAACAACTTAAACCAAACAGAATCAGGATTGGCGAAGCCAGTGAGGGATGGGTACGGGATAGTGTGATAGTAGTGTCTGTGACCGGCAGCTCACCCAGGGCGTCCTGGTTGTGACCTCAACGCTCCAGCCGGCCAAGCCTCCAGTGCCTTCCCCCATTCAGCATCCCGAGTGTCCAGGGCACGTCTTGGCCTCACACTTTGGAGGTTCAAGGCATGTTGATAACATGATGAGTGGGCATCCTGCCCAAGCTTTCCTTCTTTCAACACAAATTTGGTGTTTAGTACTATTTTTAGTAGTAGTTGTTTGGCTTCTGAGAGACTTAATTTTTTGGAAcacttttagatttacagaaaaactgaagaaagtAGGGTTTTCACAGCCCCCCAGCTCAGTTTCTGCTGTTTACTGCCGTCTCTCATTAGTGTGCTGCCTGTGTCACAGTTGATGAGCTGATACTCATACATTATTACTAACTCAAGTCCACAGGTTCACTCTTAATGTTGTATGTTCTAGGGTTTGGATAGATGTGTAATGACATGTATTCACTGTGACAGTGTTGTACCGagttcactgccctaaaaatcctctgttctctgcctgttcatccctccctctGCCCAACCCCTGGCAGCCCCTGATCGTACTGTCCTCTAGTTTTGTCAAGTAATACTTTAAGAAGtaaactgggccaggcacagtaggcttatgcctgtcatcccaacactttgggaggccaaggtgggctgatcacttgagcccaggcgttcaagaccagcctgggcaatatggtgaaaccctgtgtctacaaaaaatataaaaattagcctagcatggtggcacatgcctgtagctcAAGcaacgtgggaggctgaggtgggagggtcattgagtctgggaggttgaggctgcagggagctgagatcatgccattgtactccagcctgggcaacagagcaagactctatctccagaaaaaaaagaaaaaaataaactgaatctGAACTTCACCTGTAGAACAAGCATAGCAGGAAGCTAGATAATTGAGCTGGTCTTTGCAGAAAAATAGTGGAAAGTATCTCTGTGTGGCTCCTGCCCAGCTTTGACCGGGGGTACCTGCAAAGGAATCCATGGCCCCTGGGCCTGTGACGGGCTTTCCTGTGAGGAGACTCCTCACGTGCTAAAGAATGTGCCAGCCACCCCCAGCCAGAAGTCAGGCCTCACATGGTCCTGGAGCAGGTGGCACTCTGAGGCCACATAAGTCAGATGGGGGACTGGAACAAACTTGGAAGCGACCAGGTATTTCTCTGCTgttgatggaaatattttcattgctttatAGTCGTacaagtaaaattaaaagcagataTGACTTGTCCCCTAATAGAAGGGATGACTGGGGGAGGTCTGCAGTGAGGTGTGGTAATGATAACAGCAATAACAACAGCCTGGTAGCCAGGTACTTGGCGACATCATTTGCTTTTTTGGTTAGTAGCTGGGGCTGCCCTGCCTGGCCGCATCCGGATTCAGGCTCCTGCGCTGATGGGCTTATGAGGCAATGAGCTGTGTGCTTCAGTGACTTAGCTTGTAGGCTCGTGGGCACTGAGTCCGTGTAGATGAGGAAAGGCTTGGAGCAGCGCCTGTCCCAGGGAAGCCTCTAGTGCGTGTTCGCCTTACTCTGCTGCTGCCTTCGCCACCACCATGAGGGCAGGcttcacttttaaatttttttaaaatactgaagttAAACGTTAGTGTCTATACACAAGGtctttacttttagtttttgaaaaGAAGGAATTAGGCAGCAAACCCGGAACATCAGGAGGCTGGGATCCCTTGAGTGTGACTCTGTGTCGCCCCTCTCCACCTGTGTGTGTCAGGATCACGGAACAGCTGGGGGCTTCAGCTTGTGCCTTCATCTGCCTGCCAGTGGGATGGATTCTCTCCTCAGATGCTCGGCAGGGCGGAGTCACTCCCTGACCCGCACAGCCCACAGCTGGGCGTTTGGGTCAGCGAGATTCTGCACGTTTTCTGAGACACCTAGGCTGGCAGGGTTGAGTCCAGTTGTGACCCTGTGGCCTCACCTGCCTGGCCCTCAGTTCTTCAGTAGCAGACTTCAAGGTGCGTGGTGCCACCAGGATTAGGAGCAGTTGCACGCGGTGCAAATGTCTACCTGGCGTGCTGTTTTGTTGCGATAATGTGAAGTTTTATCCTTCTGAGAAGAGTGTGTAGATTTCGTTAATGGAAATAATTGAGTAGTGCTCACGAGAGAGGAAAACTACCAAGACCCTCCAAACAGAAAACAAGCGTGGGTGACGGCGTGGAGCAACTGAAATTGTGccttgctgctgggaatgtaaaatggcacagccgtGAAGGAAAACAGCGTGtgggttcctcaaaaagttgaaACTAGGACTTCCATCCAATCCAGCGGTTCCACTTCTGAGCGTGtgcccaaaagaactgaaagcggGGTCTGGGGTACACTCGtgtcatagcagcattattcattatAACTCAAATCTGGAAGCAGTTTGGGGGTCCATTGTCAGCTGAacggataagcaaaatgtgatcTGTCCATggacagtggaatattattcagccttaaggaAGAACGCTTGAC is from Pan troglodytes isolate AG18354 chromosome 4, NHGRI_mPanTro3-v2.0_pri, whole genome shotgun sequence and encodes:
- the MRPL36 gene encoding large ribosomal subunit protein bL36m isoform X1; amino-acid sequence: MIKRRKGMRNKNAHENLRSQRCPSKRGGQRQICPGADKLQRPARCSPGQVEKVGAAMKRWGLQGARSGRSHVCNSPGHTQKGRRMELRIHHNMANLFIRKMVNPLLYLSRHTVKPRALSTFLFGSIRGAAPVAVEPGAAVRSLLSPGLLPHLLPALGFKNKTVLKKRCKDCYLVKRRGRWYVYCKTHPRHKQRQM
- the NDUFS6 gene encoding NADH dehydrogenase [ubiquinone] iron-sulfur protein 6, mitochondrial precursor, whose amino-acid sequence is MAAAMTFCRLLNRCGEAARSLPLGARCFGVRVSPTGEKVTHTGQVYDDKDYRRIRFVGRQKEVNENFAIDLIAEQPVSEVETRVIACDGGGGALGHPKVYINLDKETKTGTCGYCGLQFRQHHH
- the MRPL36 gene encoding large ribosomal subunit protein bL36m isoform X2, giving the protein MRPKFKLPPSQIHHNMANLFIRKMVNPLLYLSRHTVKPRALSTFLFGSIRGAAPVAVEPGAAVRSLLSPGLLPHLLPALGFKNKTVLKKRCKDCYLVKRRGRWYVYCKTHPRHKQRQM
- the MRPL36 gene encoding large ribosomal subunit protein bL36m isoform X3 produces the protein MANLFIRKMVNPLLYLSRHTVKPRALSTFLFGSIRGAAPVAVEPGAAVRSLLSPGLLPHLLPALGFKNKTVLKKRCKDCYLVKRRGRWYVYCKTHPRHKQRQM